The Tenacibaculum jejuense genome includes a window with the following:
- a CDS encoding DUF4476 domain-containing protein: MKLRTLLFLALSISFSSFAQKKTDYATFKKELKQKKYTPEVILDKALNYSSSHDIYVSELIDACRFFSSDRRKYRICVNAYPRIIDKRNFFQVYDLFQNFSFAIQLYHNTQANQSEVSEIDYPNAEYYRGPTTNSCNKPMPEYQFRSIYSQIRNRRNNGNRYLKDIISNNCLSTRQIMKLTEKLQSNRNRYDLLKFAFQFSYDLENFYYTEQLINDNYLKQQLNRFIDREINQLNNHVGFDDCRPLSQNEYDYVLKSIKDERFTKERLKLAKQHIERNCFSIDRIRPIIKEFSFDKDKLNLLKLSYQFCPNKDQFYKLKETLSFSRYKREFDQFLLDH, translated from the coding sequence ATGAAATTAAGAACACTACTATTTTTAGCCTTAAGCATTTCTTTTTCTTCATTTGCACAAAAGAAAACAGATTATGCTACTTTCAAAAAAGAATTAAAACAAAAAAAATATACGCCAGAAGTAATTTTAGACAAGGCATTAAACTATTCTTCTAGCCATGATATTTATGTCTCAGAACTTATCGACGCTTGTCGTTTTTTCTCTAGTGATAGAAGAAAATATAGAATATGTGTTAACGCATATCCTAGAATAATTGATAAACGAAATTTCTTTCAAGTTTACGATCTTTTCCAAAACTTTTCTTTCGCTATACAATTGTATCACAATACACAAGCAAATCAAAGTGAAGTTTCTGAAATAGATTATCCAAATGCTGAATATTATAGAGGTCCAACAACTAATAGCTGTAATAAACCGATGCCTGAATACCAATTCAGAAGTATTTATAGTCAAATTAGAAATAGAAGAAATAATGGAAATCGTTATTTAAAAGATATTATTTCTAATAATTGTTTAAGTACAAGACAAATTATGAAGCTTACTGAAAAGTTACAAAGCAATAGGAATCGTTATGATTTATTAAAATTTGCTTTTCAATTTTCATATGATCTTGAAAACTTTTATTACACTGAACAATTAATTAATGATAATTATTTAAAACAACAGCTGAACAGATTTATCGATAGAGAAATAAATCAATTAAATAATCATGTTGGATTTGATGATTGTAGACCTTTATCTCAAAATGAATATGATTATGTTTTAAAATCAATAAAAGACGAAAGATTTACAAAAGAGCGTTTAAAACTAGCAAAACAACATATAGAACGTAACTGTTTTTCTATTGATAGAATCAGGCCTATTATTAAAGAGTTTAGCTTTGACAAGGATAAATTAAATCTCTTAAAACTTAGCTATCAATTCTGCCCAAACAAAGACCAGTTTTACAAATTAAAAGAAACATTAAGTTTCTCTAGGTATAAAAGAGAATTTGACCAGTTTTTACTAGATCACTAA
- the fumC gene encoding class II fumarate hydratase, whose amino-acid sequence MEYRIEKDTMGEVKVPADKYWGAQTERSRNNFKIGPAATMPLEVVYGFAYLKKAAAYTNCELGVLAEEKRDLIAQVCDEILAGKHDDQFPLVIWQTGSGTQSNMNVNEVVANRAHEIAGKKIGEGEKTIQPNDDVNKSQSSNDTFPTGMHIAAYKKIVEVTIPGVEQLRDTLQAKSEAFANVVKIGRTHLMDATPLTLGQEFSGYVAQLNFGIKALKNSLAHLSQLALGGTAVGTGLNTPAGYDVLVAKYIADFTGLPFVTAENKFEALAAHDALVETHGALKQLAVSLNKIANDIRLMASGPRSGIGELIIPANEPGSSIMPGKVNPTQAEAMTMVCAQVMGNDVAVTVGGTQGHYELNVFKPMMAANVLQSAQLIGDACVSFDVNCAAGIEPNHGRITELVNNSLMLVTALNTKIGYYKAAEIANTAHANGTTLKEEAINLGYVTAEEYDEWVKPEDMTGSLK is encoded by the coding sequence ATGGAATATAGAATTGAAAAGGACACCATGGGTGAAGTTAAAGTGCCTGCAGATAAATACTGGGGAGCTCAAACTGAACGTTCTAGAAACAATTTTAAAATTGGTCCGGCTGCAACAATGCCACTAGAAGTAGTTTACGGTTTTGCTTACTTAAAAAAAGCAGCTGCTTATACAAACTGTGAATTAGGTGTTTTGGCTGAAGAAAAGCGTGATTTAATTGCACAAGTTTGTGATGAAATTTTAGCTGGTAAGCACGATGATCAATTTCCATTAGTAATATGGCAAACAGGTTCTGGTACACAAAGTAACATGAATGTAAATGAAGTAGTTGCGAACAGAGCTCATGAGATTGCTGGAAAAAAAATTGGTGAAGGTGAAAAAACGATTCAACCAAATGATGATGTAAACAAATCTCAATCTTCAAACGATACATTCCCTACAGGAATGCATATTGCAGCTTACAAGAAAATCGTAGAAGTTACTATCCCTGGAGTTGAACAATTACGTGATACTTTACAAGCAAAATCAGAAGCTTTTGCTAATGTTGTAAAAATTGGACGTACACATTTAATGGATGCCACTCCACTTACTTTAGGTCAAGAATTTTCTGGATATGTTGCTCAATTAAATTTTGGTATAAAAGCATTAAAGAATTCTTTAGCACATTTAAGTCAATTAGCTTTAGGAGGAACCGCTGTAGGTACAGGTTTAAATACTCCTGCAGGTTACGATGTTTTAGTAGCAAAATATATTGCAGATTTTACAGGTTTACCTTTTGTAACTGCTGAAAATAAATTTGAAGCCTTAGCTGCTCACGATGCTTTAGTGGAAACTCATGGAGCGTTAAAGCAATTAGCTGTCTCATTAAATAAAATCGCTAATGATATTCGTTTAATGGCTTCAGGCCCACGTTCAGGTATTGGTGAATTAATCATCCCTGCAAACGAACCAGGATCTTCAATTATGCCAGGAAAAGTAAATCCTACACAAGCAGAAGCAATGACTATGGTTTGTGCGCAAGTTATGGGTAATGATGTTGCTGTTACTGTTGGGGGAACTCAAGGTCATTACGAACTAAACGTATTTAAACCAATGATGGCGGCTAACGTATTACAATCTGCTCAATTAATTGGAGATGCTTGTGTATCTTTTGATGTTAATTGTGCTGCTGGAATTGAGCCTAACCACGGTAGAATTACCGAATTAGTAAACAACTCTTTAATGTTAGTTACCGCTTTAAATACTAAAATTGGATATTATAAAGCTGCTGAAATAGCAAATACTGCTCATGCTAACGGAACTACTTTAAAAGAAGAAGCGATTAACTTAGGTTATGTTACTGCTGAAGAATATGATGAGTGGGTAAAACCAGAAGATATGACTGGAAGTTTAAAATAA
- a CDS encoding serine hydrolase domain-containing protein translates to MKKISTIILVFTFLISCQQKEKKKEVKINKNFSELKNAIDIYAKETLAEGNINALALSVYKNGEIYHNYYGNINKNGGKPNDNTYFEIASITKVFTGSLIAKAVLEGKIKSEDDIRLYLKGNYSNLEFKGTPITIRNLLTHTLGFKERRPPKFNKIWTDISNGYYESKPIEYSTDEFLEELKSVELDKKPGTFYTYNSVGSEILAYILEQIYQDTYNNILNAFLEDLDMKNSYLEGTRDKKVDLIDGYDEHGNLAPKARNILLGGGGGMVTTLPDLTKFMKFQLESKNPLVKESVKELYTDREGDKIAYLWDVDYGEREGFYYKKTGTSNGVQSVILICPDTKYGLILIMNNTSEKAFIDWATLYERIESDLIKAY, encoded by the coding sequence ATGAAAAAAATAAGTACAATTATTCTCGTCTTTACTTTTCTAATAAGCTGCCAGCAAAAAGAAAAGAAAAAAGAAGTAAAAATAAACAAGAATTTTAGTGAATTAAAAAATGCTATAGATATTTATGCGAAAGAAACACTAGCAGAAGGTAATATAAATGCTTTAGCTCTTTCAGTATATAAGAATGGTGAAATATACCATAATTATTATGGTAATATAAATAAAAATGGAGGTAAACCTAATGATAATACTTATTTTGAAATAGCTTCTATTACAAAAGTTTTTACTGGTTCTTTAATAGCTAAAGCGGTATTAGAAGGTAAAATTAAGTCAGAAGACGACATTCGCTTATATCTTAAAGGAAACTATTCTAATTTAGAATTTAAAGGTACACCTATAACGATTAGAAATTTATTAACCCATACTTTAGGTTTTAAAGAGAGAAGACCACCGAAGTTTAATAAAATATGGACTGATATTTCAAATGGATATTATGAATCAAAACCAATAGAATATTCTACAGATGAGTTTCTAGAAGAATTGAAAAGTGTTGAACTAGACAAAAAACCTGGAACGTTTTACACTTATAATTCTGTGGGTTCAGAAATTTTAGCATATATATTAGAACAGATTTATCAAGATACTTATAATAACATATTAAATGCTTTTTTAGAAGATTTAGATATGAAAAATTCATATTTAGAAGGAACTAGAGATAAAAAAGTAGATTTAATTGATGGATATGATGAACATGGAAATTTAGCGCCCAAAGCTAGAAATATTTTGTTAGGTGGAGGCGGAGGAATGGTTACAACTCTTCCAGATTTAACCAAGTTCATGAAATTTCAGTTAGAAAGTAAAAATCCTCTAGTTAAAGAATCTGTTAAAGAATTATATACCGATAGAGAAGGAGATAAAATAGCTTATTTATGGGATGTAGATTATGGAGAAAGAGAAGGTTTCTATTATAAGAAAACAGGAACTTCTAATGGAGTTCAGAGTGTAATTTTAATTTGTCCAGACACAAAATACGGATTAATTTTAATTATGAATAATACTTCAGAAAAAGCTTTTATTGATTGGGCTACTTTATATGAAAGAATTGAATCTGATTTAATCAAAGCATATTAG
- a CDS encoding TonB-dependent receptor domain-containing protein, with protein sequence MKKITIFFFLIGISVYAQKPQKITISGKIIEASSNQPLEYATLILTSLKTKKVTGGVTDINGKFSIDVPKGPYNMKVEFIGFKTKQLPQKTLSENTNLGTIALKEDTETLDEVEIIAEKSTVEIRLDKKIYNVGKDMTIKGGNASDVLDNVPSVNVDAEGAVSLRGNENVRILIDGKPSALVGLNGTDALRNLPADAIEKVEVITSPSARYDAEGTAGILNIILRKGKVTGFNGSLNLSAGNPDLFQLSGNLNYRTKKFNIFTNLGYSFRNGPGNSFSDFTNLENGIITDFRTEDRTFQRKNNNYNGSLGLEYYLNDNSSITGTFFYRDNNGDDTATNITNFLDANRISLNEITRIENESEDGVNKQFSLNYANNLDDDGQKLTIDFQISDNNENEFSDITDNNTLSELNSQFTKSTNTLFQVDYVLPIGEKHQLELGHKSEFQDLNSDFRVRDANGNPLTPDPSNNIDFKQNIYAHYAQFGSKYDKFSYLLGLRVETTEIDLLLINTGEESDKNFTQVFPTVNLGYELNDTDNITLGYSRRLRRPRFWFLNPFETRSSATAVFKGNPDLTPTFTNSYDLGYITRLGKLTLNSSVYYQRSTDLIRPVSIIEERIVNGQPTNVFVRQPLNLNSEDRYGFELTTNYNPLKWMRLSTTFNYFKFMTDEFSFTSTATDGTEITTLLPEVNNDSWFVRFNSRITLPAKIQWQTRVRYRGPQENAQGKRDGIFVTNLAFSKDLFKEKATLVLNVNDLFNGRIRRSQTFNPSQENPSTIADQEFQWRERQITLSFTYRFNQKKKRERPQREYDGGEAF encoded by the coding sequence ATGAAAAAAATTACAATATTCTTTTTCCTGATAGGAATATCAGTGTATGCTCAAAAACCACAAAAAATTACAATTAGTGGTAAAATTATTGAAGCAAGTTCAAATCAACCATTAGAATATGCCACCTTAATATTAACTAGTTTAAAGACAAAAAAAGTTACTGGTGGAGTTACAGACATAAATGGTAAATTTTCAATAGACGTACCTAAAGGTCCATACAATATGAAAGTGGAGTTTATTGGTTTCAAAACCAAACAACTTCCTCAAAAAACGCTATCAGAAAATACGAATTTAGGTACTATTGCACTAAAAGAAGATACTGAAACCTTAGATGAAGTAGAAATCATTGCGGAAAAATCTACAGTTGAAATTCGTTTGGATAAAAAAATCTACAATGTAGGTAAAGATATGACCATTAAAGGTGGAAATGCCTCTGATGTTCTAGACAATGTTCCTTCTGTTAATGTTGATGCTGAAGGTGCAGTAAGCTTACGTGGAAATGAAAATGTTAGAATTTTAATTGATGGTAAACCTTCTGCTCTAGTTGGTTTAAATGGAACAGATGCCTTAAGAAACTTACCCGCAGATGCTATTGAAAAAGTCGAAGTAATTACTTCTCCTTCTGCACGATATGATGCTGAAGGAACTGCTGGTATTTTGAATATTATTCTTAGAAAAGGAAAAGTAACCGGATTCAATGGATCTTTAAATTTATCTGCTGGAAATCCTGACTTATTTCAACTCTCTGGAAACTTAAATTATAGAACTAAAAAGTTTAATATTTTCACAAACCTAGGATATTCATTTAGAAATGGTCCAGGAAATTCTTTTAGTGATTTTACCAATCTTGAAAATGGTATTATTACAGACTTTAGAACAGAAGATAGAACGTTTCAAAGAAAAAATAATAATTACAATGGTTCTTTAGGTTTAGAGTATTATCTAAATGATAACAGCTCTATAACCGGTACTTTTTTCTACAGAGATAATAACGGAGATGATACTGCTACTAACATTACAAACTTTTTAGACGCTAATAGAATAAGTTTAAACGAAATTACTAGGATAGAAAATGAAAGTGAAGATGGTGTGAACAAACAATTTTCATTGAACTATGCAAATAACTTAGATGATGATGGGCAAAAATTAACCATAGATTTTCAGATAAGTGACAATAACGAAAATGAATTTTCTGATATTACTGACAACAATACTTTATCGGAATTAAATAGTCAATTTACTAAATCTACAAACACGTTATTTCAAGTTGACTATGTTTTACCTATAGGAGAAAAACATCAATTAGAATTAGGACATAAATCTGAATTTCAAGATTTGAACTCTGACTTTAGGGTTAGAGATGCTAATGGAAATCCACTTACACCTGATCCGTCAAATAATATAGATTTCAAACAAAATATTTATGCACATTACGCTCAATTCGGAAGTAAGTATGATAAATTTTCTTATTTACTGGGACTGAGAGTAGAAACTACTGAAATTGACTTGTTATTAATTAATACAGGTGAAGAATCGGATAAAAATTTCACTCAAGTTTTTCCAACAGTAAATTTAGGGTATGAATTAAATGATACAGATAATATTACTTTAGGATATAGCAGACGTTTACGTAGACCTCGTTTTTGGTTTTTGAATCCTTTTGAAACTCGAAGTTCTGCAACAGCTGTATTTAAAGGAAATCCAGATTTAACACCTACATTTACAAATTCTTATGATTTAGGTTACATTACAAGATTAGGAAAACTGACGTTGAACTCTTCAGTTTATTATCAACGTTCAACTGATTTAATTCGTCCTGTATCTATTATAGAAGAGCGAATAGTAAATGGTCAACCTACTAATGTATTTGTCCGCCAACCTTTAAACCTTAATAGCGAAGATCGATATGGTTTTGAATTAACTACAAATTATAATCCTCTAAAATGGATGCGTTTGTCTACAACTTTTAATTATTTCAAGTTTATGACAGACGAATTTTCTTTTACATCAACAGCAACAGATGGAACAGAAATTACAACTCTTTTACCCGAGGTGAATAACGATAGCTGGTTTGTTCGTTTTAATTCTCGAATTACTTTACCAGCTAAAATTCAATGGCAAACCAGAGTTCGTTACAGAGGACCACAAGAAAATGCTCAAGGAAAAAGAGATGGAATTTTCGTTACCAATTTAGCATTTAGTAAAGATCTATTTAAAGAGAAAGCCACCTTAGTACTGAATGTAAATGATTTATTTAATGGTAGAATTCGTAGGAGCCAAACATTTAATCCAAGTCAAGAAAACCCTTCAACAATTGCTGATCAAGAGTTTCAATGGAGAGAACGTCAAATTACATTAAGCTTTACCTACAGATTCAATCAAAAGAAAAAAAGAGAACGCCCACAAAGAGAATATGATGGTGGTGAAGCATTTTAA
- a CDS encoding cation transporter has protein sequence MKISNIVFALFLVSFITISCKSEVKKEETKEVQTIAVANSQTLALNVSGMSCEIGCAKTIESKLAKKAGVLEAKVVFNDSIATIKYDGDKLQKADLISFVESIGDGETYKASESSK, from the coding sequence ATGAAAATTTCAAATATAGTATTTGCTTTATTTCTTGTAAGCTTTATAACTATTAGTTGTAAATCAGAAGTAAAAAAAGAAGAAACTAAAGAAGTACAAACGATAGCTGTAGCTAACTCACAAACTTTAGCTTTAAATGTATCTGGAATGTCATGCGAGATTGGTTGTGCTAAAACTATCGAATCTAAATTAGCAAAAAAAGCAGGTGTTTTAGAAGCTAAAGTAGTTTTTAATGATAGCATCGCCACAATTAAGTATGATGGTGATAAATTACAGAAAGCTGATTTAATTTCTTTTGTTGAAAGTATTGGAGATGGAGAAACATATAAAGCTTCTGAATCTTCAAAATAA
- a CDS encoding DMT family transporter — protein sequence MNKFQTKWFYLIFLALVWGSSFILMKKALIGLSPIQIGALRIIIATIFLLIIGYKSLKKIKREQWKYVFLSALLATFFPSFMYAYAISGIDSSIASILNSLTPFNTLLIGSLFFGITFKTNHLLGILIGLLGTCILILKGADLNPNQNYWFALLPILSSIGYACNVNIIKKYLQELEPLAITTGNFILIVIPALIVLFFTGFFTTLEFTEDVNQGLFYIGILAIVGTGIAKVMFNKLIHISSPVFSTSVTYLIPIVAVLWGIIDGEKLSLIQLLAGIIILFGVYLVNRKK from the coding sequence ATGAATAAGTTTCAGACAAAATGGTTTTATCTAATCTTTCTTGCTTTGGTGTGGGGAAGCTCTTTTATTTTAATGAAAAAGGCATTAATTGGATTATCTCCAATTCAAATTGGTGCTTTACGTATCATTATAGCCACTATTTTTTTACTTATAATAGGTTATAAGAGTCTAAAAAAAATAAAGAGAGAACAGTGGAAGTATGTTTTTTTAAGTGCTCTTTTAGCTACTTTTTTTCCTTCTTTCATGTATGCGTATGCTATTTCAGGTATTGATAGTTCCATAGCTTCAATTTTAAATTCATTAACACCATTTAATACTTTATTGATTGGTTCTTTGTTTTTTGGAATAACTTTTAAAACTAATCATTTGTTAGGTATTTTAATTGGACTGTTAGGAACATGTATTCTCATTTTAAAAGGAGCAGATTTAAATCCGAATCAGAACTATTGGTTTGCTTTATTACCGATTTTATCTTCGATAGGATATGCATGTAATGTAAATATTATTAAAAAATATTTACAAGAATTAGAGCCATTGGCAATAACTACAGGAAACTTTATTTTAATTGTTATTCCTGCTTTGATTGTTTTATTTTTTACAGGTTTCTTTACTACATTAGAATTTACTGAAGATGTAAATCAAGGTTTGTTTTATATTGGAATTTTAGCAATAGTAGGAACGGGAATTGCTAAGGTTATGTTTAATAAATTAATACATATTTCTTCACCAGTATTTTCTACTTCCGTAACGTATTTAATTCCTATTGTAGCAGTTTTATGGGGAATTATAGACGGAGAAAAGTTGAGTTTAATTCAACTATTAGCAGGTATTATCATTTTATTTGGAGTGTATTTGGTAAATAGAAAGAAATAA
- a CDS encoding insulinase family protein, translating into MKTKILSFVAIIAMTFATNAQRDLNSQPKPGPAPKVKLGKPEKFKLSNGLQVIMVENHKLPRVSASLSIDNKPYFEGNKAGVSGLLGGLLGNGTTSISKDDFNEKVDYLGANLGFSSSGAFASSLKKYFPEILGLMADGVKNPLFSKDEFDKEVERTLENLKNNEKNVTAIARRVESYLTYGKDHPFGEYTTPESIKNITLEDVKNNYNTYYRPNNAYLVVVGDINPRETKKLIKKLFSDWKKGTIPAYTMPKATNPNKTEINFINMPNAVQSEIAVVNNVDLTLGDKDYYAGLLANNILGGGGTARLFMNLREDKGYTYGSYSRLSQSRYAGTFRATASVRNTVTDSAVVELQKEIKKIRFEKVSVEELKNAKAKYVGDFVMDVQKPRTVANFALNIARYNLPDDFYENYLENINSVTLEDLQNAAQKYFKGDKARIFITGKGIDVLTNLEKTIDYEIKYFDKKGNPTSKPEMGKKIPTGVTKETVLNKYFDAIGGKDKVKGLNTTLLEYEADLGGRKIATTEKRNATYFGTKTTMNGTPVANVVVSKEALRMNGQTLPVPGMSEEMSVVLGALPEIGLLNNSEVELTGIENVDGKEAYVLSKKGKIVSFTFYFDTKTGLKIKELQNVAFGGRNQKQEATFSDYKDFNGVKFATKKIGSFGPQKATFMLKNAKVNKGVSDADFK; encoded by the coding sequence ATGAAAACAAAAATATTATCATTCGTAGCTATTATAGCAATGACTTTTGCTACTAATGCACAAAGAGATTTAAATTCACAACCAAAACCAGGGCCTGCTCCTAAAGTTAAGTTAGGAAAGCCAGAAAAGTTTAAACTTTCTAATGGTTTACAAGTAATAATGGTTGAAAACCACAAATTACCAAGAGTTTCTGCTAGTTTATCTATAGATAACAAACCTTATTTTGAAGGTAATAAAGCTGGTGTATCTGGACTTTTAGGTGGTTTATTAGGAAATGGAACAACGTCTATCTCTAAAGATGACTTTAATGAAAAAGTAGATTATTTAGGAGCTAACCTTGGTTTTTCTAGTAGTGGAGCTTTTGCTTCTTCATTAAAAAAGTATTTTCCTGAAATTTTAGGCTTAATGGCTGACGGAGTAAAAAACCCTCTTTTTTCTAAAGATGAATTTGATAAAGAAGTTGAAAGAACTCTTGAAAATCTTAAGAATAACGAGAAAAATGTTACTGCAATTGCAAGACGTGTTGAAAGTTATTTAACTTATGGAAAAGATCATCCTTTTGGTGAATATACTACTCCAGAATCAATTAAAAACATTACTCTAGAAGATGTAAAAAATAATTACAATACATATTACAGACCTAATAATGCTTATTTAGTAGTTGTAGGAGATATTAATCCTAGAGAAACTAAAAAATTAATTAAGAAGTTGTTTAGCGATTGGAAAAAAGGAACTATTCCTGCTTATACTATGCCAAAAGCAACAAATCCTAATAAAACAGAAATCAACTTTATTAATATGCCAAATGCGGTCCAATCTGAAATTGCAGTGGTAAATAATGTTGATTTAACTTTAGGTGATAAAGATTACTACGCAGGTTTATTAGCTAATAATATTCTTGGTGGTGGCGGAACAGCACGTTTATTTATGAATTTACGTGAAGATAAAGGATATACTTACGGTTCTTACTCTCGCTTAAGTCAAAGTAGATATGCTGGTACATTTAGAGCTACAGCTAGTGTTCGTAACACAGTAACGGATAGTGCTGTAGTTGAGTTACAAAAAGAAATTAAGAAAATTCGTTTTGAAAAAGTTTCAGTAGAAGAACTAAAAAATGCAAAAGCTAAATATGTTGGCGATTTTGTAATGGATGTACAGAAGCCAAGAACAGTAGCTAATTTTGCTTTAAATATTGCTCGTTATAACTTACCTGACGATTTTTATGAAAATTATTTAGAGAATATTAATTCTGTAACTTTAGAAGATCTTCAAAATGCAGCTCAGAAGTATTTTAAGGGAGATAAAGCTAGAATTTTTATTACTGGTAAAGGAATCGATGTGTTAACAAACCTTGAAAAAACGATTGATTACGAAATCAAATATTTTGATAAGAAAGGTAACCCTACTTCTAAGCCAGAAATGGGTAAAAAAATTCCTACTGGAGTTACTAAGGAAACAGTATTAAATAAATATTTTGATGCAATTGGCGGAAAGGACAAAGTTAAAGGTCTTAATACTACTTTATTAGAATATGAAGCTGATTTAGGAGGAAGAAAAATAGCTACTACTGAAAAAAGAAATGCTACTTATTTTGGAACTAAAACAACTATGAATGGTACACCAGTAGCTAATGTAGTAGTTAGTAAAGAAGCTCTTAGAATGAATGGACAAACTTTACCGGTTCCTGGTATGAGTGAAGAAATGAGCGTTGTTTTAGGTGCTTTGCCTGAAATAGGATTACTAAACAATTCTGAAGTAGAGTTAACTGGAATAGAAAATGTAGACGGAAAAGAAGCTTATGTATTATCTAAAAAGGGAAAAATAGTTTCTTTTACATTCTATTTTGATACTAAAACAGGTTTAAAGATTAAAGAATTACAAAATGTAGCTTTTGGCGGAAGAAACCAAAAACAAGAAGCTACTTTTAGTGATTATAAGGATTTTAATGGAGTGAAGTTTGCTACTAAAAAAATAGGATCATTTGGACCTCAAAAAGCTACTTTTATGTTAAAGAATGCTAAAGTAAATAAAGGTGTTTCTGACGCTGATTTCAAATAA
- a CDS encoding M16 family metallopeptidase has translation MKKIIVTLATVAAVISAKAQKVEFEEYDLSNGMHVILHQDKSAPVVVTSVMYHVGAKDEQPDRTGMAHFFEHLLFEGTKNIKKGDWFKIVSSNGGRNNANTTDDRTYYYEIFPSNNLELGLWMESERLLHPIIKQDGVDTQNEVVKEEKRLRVDNQPYSRILENVKKHMFKKHPYKGTTIGKMKHLDAATLDEFLAFNKKFYVPNNATLVVAGDIKIKEAKKLIKEYFGRIPRGKDVVKDFPKEEPITQQINAKAYDPNIQIPAMIAAYRTPSMKTRDSRVLDMISSYLSTGKSSVLYKKLVDKKKMALAVQAVNLSQEDYGTYALFGIPLGKVELNNLLKEIDEEIVKIQNELISEKDFQKLQNQFENRFVSSNSSVEGIASSLATYNMLYGDTNLINTEIDIFRSITREDIRNVAKKYLNPNQRLVMEYLPEQKK, from the coding sequence ATGAAAAAAATAATAGTAACTCTAGCTACTGTAGCTGCTGTAATTTCAGCTAAAGCACAGAAAGTAGAATTCGAAGAGTATGATTTAAGTAATGGTATGCACGTAATATTGCATCAAGATAAATCTGCTCCTGTTGTTGTAACTTCAGTTATGTATCATGTTGGTGCTAAAGATGAACAACCAGACAGAACTGGAATGGCTCACTTTTTTGAACACCTTTTGTTTGAAGGAACAAAAAATATAAAAAAAGGAGATTGGTTTAAAATAGTTTCTTCAAATGGAGGTAGAAACAATGCCAATACTACTGATGACAGAACTTATTACTACGAAATTTTTCCATCTAACAATTTAGAATTGGGTCTTTGGATGGAATCTGAGCGTTTATTACACCCTATTATCAAACAAGATGGTGTTGATACTCAAAATGAAGTAGTAAAGGAAGAAAAAAGACTACGTGTTGATAATCAACCATATTCTAGAATATTAGAAAATGTAAAAAAACACATGTTTAAAAAGCATCCTTACAAAGGAACTACAATTGGTAAAATGAAACATTTAGATGCTGCTACTTTAGATGAGTTTTTAGCTTTCAATAAAAAGTTTTATGTTCCTAACAATGCTACTTTAGTTGTTGCTGGAGATATTAAAATTAAAGAAGCTAAGAAATTAATTAAAGAATACTTTGGTAGAATTCCAAGAGGTAAAGATGTTGTAAAAGATTTTCCTAAAGAAGAGCCAATTACTCAACAAATTAATGCTAAAGCCTACGATCCTAACATTCAAATTCCTGCTATGATCGCTGCATATAGAACTCCTTCTATGAAAACAAGAGATTCTAGAGTTTTAGATATGATTTCTTCATATTTAAGTACAGGAAAAAGTTCTGTTTTATACAAGAAATTAGTAGATAAAAAGAAAATGGCATTAGCTGTTCAAGCGGTTAATTTAAGTCAAGAAGATTATGGAACTTATGCTTTATTCGGAATTCCTTTAGGAAAAGTTGAATTAAATAATTTGTTAAAAGAAATTGATGAAGAAATCGTAAAGATTCAAAACGAGTTAATTTCTGAAAAAGATTTCCAAAAATTACAAAATCAATTCGAAAATAGATTTGTAAGTTCTAACTCTAGTGTTGAAGGTATTGCTAGCTCACTAGCAACTTACAATATGTTATATGGAGATACTAACTTAATTAATACTGAAATCGATATTTTCAGATCTATTACTAGAGAAGATATTAGAAATGTAGCTAAGAAATATTTAAATCCTAATCAGAGATTAGTGATGGAATATTTACCAGAGCAAAAGAAATAA